One genomic segment of Sanyastnella coralliicola includes these proteins:
- a CDS encoding alpha/beta hydrolase: protein MMKFLWLIIPMLFFFHEGKAQQLQQASEILTYTVREPKVEIDNPPLLLLLHGLGSNERDLMPLGEQLDDRFLIVYLRAPYTQRQGRYEWYDVTFTQDGPVGNDEQAKHSAELIKQFISALSNDYDFDSEKIYIGGFSQGGIMSYEVGLAPDTPVKGLVVLSGRMMNITKETIREHGIPAVEVFITHGTEDQVISIDYARVAWKLLEEDVRVSYLEYRGAHNVGQSALEALNKWLGHQ, encoded by the coding sequence ATGATGAAATTTCTTTGGTTGATTATTCCTATGCTCTTCTTTTTCCACGAGGGAAAAGCTCAGCAGTTGCAGCAAGCGTCAGAAATCTTGACCTATACTGTGCGGGAACCGAAAGTGGAAATTGATAATCCTCCGCTGTTGCTATTACTTCATGGCCTAGGTTCCAATGAGCGCGATTTAATGCCTCTTGGAGAGCAGCTAGATGATCGATTTCTGATCGTGTATCTCAGAGCTCCTTACACTCAAAGGCAGGGGAGATATGAATGGTACGATGTCACCTTTACCCAAGATGGACCGGTTGGGAATGATGAGCAGGCAAAACATAGTGCTGAATTAATCAAACAGTTCATTTCTGCCCTCAGCAATGACTACGATTTCGACTCCGAAAAGATCTACATAGGAGGATTCAGCCAAGGTGGAATCATGTCTTACGAAGTAGGCCTAGCTCCCGACACTCCAGTTAAAGGGCTCGTTGTACTTTCTGGAAGAATGATGAACATCACCAAAGAGACCATTCGAGAACATGGCATTCCAGCTGTAGAGGTTTTTATAACTCATGGCACAGAAGACCAAGTAATTAGTATTGATTACGCCCGGGTAGCCTGGAAACTTCTCGAAGAGGATGTCCGTGTCTCATATCTTGAATACAGAGGCGCACACAATGTCGGCCAATCAGCCCTTGAAGCGTTAAATAAATGGCTAGGGCATCAATAG